ACATCGTTTCGATTGGTCGACACTGCGGATGTTGGAGTAAAGCAAATCTTGAAGGATATCGGATTGTATAGTCaccatatatttaaaaaacctTATTTGAATCTACACTTTACAAAATCAACCGTTCTTGAGGTAAGCCTAATAGAAATGACGTGGTAAGTACACTATAATAAAAGCGTTTCAACAAATCTTTAGTCAGAGCCAGCCCTAATGTTCGATTCGGTGTACGTTTTCGCGATTGGATTACAGACACTGGAACAATCACACTCTTTAACCCTTTCAAATATAAGCTGCGAAGATGAAAACTCGTGGGACGGGGGTCTTAGTCTTATTAACTACTTAAATGCGGTGAGTTCGACtacaaaacaagaaataacattttattaaaaatagcgaaattacatttttaagtttgGGGTGATTGTTTCAGTATgagaatatacatatgtatatcaaaAAATTGTGCTCTACGATGAAAAAAGTTTACTTTACTCTAAAAATGTCTTGCATTACATTATGTGACGTTTAGTAATCCcaataacaaaatcaaaataacttcCGAATATATAGAGGACACAACATTGAAAAATTACCGCAGAAAGTTAATAGTTTATAACcaaagattttttttaaatcaactGGTTAATGAGAAAGAATGCAATaagtgtaaaaataaaataaaattttaaaaagcgGCCGAAGATCTAAAGGTCGTTCGTCTGCATTTCCTTCAAAGGTAAAAGTAACAACGGATATTTCATATGAATTTCTTTTCTCAGACTCCAACATCTGTTTAAGCTAGGTATGTTTACTTAAATAtcgaaataaaattgttcaaaaatcgaactttttgtttctataaatatttggcgGCTTGTGGACGTTAGAGAGGGCGTGGTAAAGGGCTCAAGACTCTATCTTTTATAGTTCCGGAGATCGATGCGACATGACCAgttcgactcggctattgatcttTATcaagatatatgtacatacatatgcatatatggtAGGAAACGTTTTCTtatacctgttacatacttttcaacgaatcaaGTAAACCCATTAACTACGAGTAACGGTTATAATCCAAAAAACTGTGGTAAAAATAGGTCCCAAAAGAATATTCCTTTATTTGCGTATTCACATATTTCACCCAAATACGAGTAACATTTCTAGCAAGGACttgcaaaaatttttaaaaatttgtatacataaattaaatatgattctaatataaatatgataaatatcaaggaatttgatataaaaatataataaagtcaaagttttaaatttaaattgattaaattttcGAGTTTGCGGTTTTAATCTAAACTATGCTTGGTAGAGAGTTTCTGTGAAGTGAAATTGACAAGGTGATTACCTTAGGAGGAGGAATATTTAATTCCATTTGTCGGCAGTCAAAACTGGAAAAGGGTTgataaacaaactaaaaagttTGCCATCGGCAAACCATTGACCATTGTCAATTCTTAGGAAAATTCGAACACAGTTGTTTTACCTATCTCCCAATCCAATTATAAtggaattattatttaagGATTACGTTTTGAATGCCAACAATAGCGTCACTGTAGAGTTTTACCATTCGTATTTatgctttatatttatatgtattacCTTAAAATTGATTAGGTGAGTAACGGATAATAAGTATTAAAGCAAATCCTTGGAAAAACATCATTATCAAGTGGACAATAATAAGCAATAACTTATTATATTTGCCTTAAAACAACAGCAGTACATATTAGCCAATTGCATTGTGAAAACTTACCTATGCTCTCCAGACCAAGTGAATTAGCTTTTGATTGCTTGCTTGTGTTTTTGCGAGTACATGTTTCATCAGTGTTTTTCCACCACTTATCATACAACATTTGAATGTCACCCCTTTCTTGGAGCTCAAGTATAGCCAATGAAATTTTATCTCGCCAAGGCGAACCTTTTGGTGTAGCGATACCATAACCTACAGAAGTGTTAAATAGAAATGTACACAAGAGGAAACGATTTACAGACTTGATaagtttacaaaaatatatataattttaatatttttttagttatttttaaaaatttgtaacTTTATCCACATCGCTAAGCACCCGTATTGTTCAAATCACATTCTTTTACGTTGGGGAAACAATGAAGGCAAATTGTCATACCTTTTGTATCTAAAAGTCCTCCGATTTGCGTCAAATTGCAATCCCTCTGAACGATGTAATCAAGCATTGTGGATTCCATCAAAAACGCATAATTACCTTGATTTACTCGCTTAATACCATCCTCATAAGTAGTCGTAAATGCAGATGGTTTTTTGTTATCCATGCTTCTCcaaatttttttgtaagtttCTATCACTGAGTCCTACACAATGAATGTATTTAGTCATCAAAGAAGATTTGTCACTTAACTAGTTGCATACCCGAAAAAATGTCATTGTAGATCCGCTATCTAGAGTGCCATAAGAAATCTCAGTTTGAGAAGCCAAATCCTCTGCGTTCTCAATAGGATTAATCATGCGCTCCGTTGTCAAAAAAGCTGCTAGATTTGCGGTGTAAGATGCGACAATAATAAGTGAAAAAAAACCCCAAGTACTGCTAATTATTCGAGTCGACATAGCTCGTGGATAAATATCAGGAGACTGTTGCATAAAAGTCCCTATGGTAAACCAAAAACTGTCAGTCAGGGAGAACTGGTTGCcaatagaaatattttctagATCGCAGGCGTTGATGCACTTCCACTCGATAGGCGAAAGTTTTCCAACAATA
This region of Drosophila simulans strain w501 chromosome 4, Prin_Dsim_3.1, whole genome shotgun sequence genomic DNA includes:
- the LOC6724717 gene encoding glutamate receptor ionotropic, kainate 2 isoform X7 yields the protein MMHYGKNFTGNERFYGFCVDILETISREVGFDYILDLVPDRKYGAKDPETGEWNGMVAQLMKYKADLAVGSMTITYARESVIDFTKPFMNLGISILFKVPTSEPTRLFSFMNPLAIEIWIYVLIAYFLVSLCIYIVGKLSPIEWKCINACDLENISIGNQFSLTDSFWFTIGTFMQQSPDIYPRAMSTRIISSTWGFFSLIIVASYTANLAAFLTTERMINPIENAEDLASQTEISYGTLDSGSTMTFFRDSVIETYKKIWRSMDNKKPSAFTTTYEDGIKRVNQGNYAFLMESTMLDYIVQRDCNLTQIGGLLDTKGYGIATPKGSPWRDKISLAILELQERGDIQMLYDKWWKNTDETCTRKNTSKQSKANSLGLESIGGVFVVLIAGIIVAAVVAFFEFWYNFRYNHKATTSQSVVNTKYNQDGILESDRNYTPPDRSFWIEISEELRYASWCMNKQKRPALRRTCSKCTIPKGQRINKL